One genomic window of Entelurus aequoreus isolate RoL-2023_Sb linkage group LG07, RoL_Eaeq_v1.1, whole genome shotgun sequence includes the following:
- the cd63 gene encoding CD63 antigen, translating into MSLEGGMKCVKYMLFFFNFIFWLCGLALIVVGILVQMSLHSTLMISDASASGAPIVIIAVGVVIFFIAFFGCCGAWKESYCMVTMFAILLSLVIIVQIAAAIAGYVFRNKVSDVVQDSLADMISRYSNSSAEFKAGVDAMQEDLKCCGVNNSSDWRSFQPDETSVPDSCCLNVSTNCGVGAMTDSAKVYQEGCRSAVEDLLRKNIQWVIIAALVLALVEIMGVVFACVLMRGIRSGYEVM; encoded by the exons ATGAGTCTCGAAGGGGGAATGAAGTGTGTCAAGTACATGCTCTTCTTTTTTAACTTCATTTTCTGG CTATGTGGCCTTGCGTTGATTGTAGTGGGGATCCTGGTCCAAATGTCCCTGCACAGCACCCTTATGATCAGTGATGCGTCTGCTTCAGGAGCTCCCATCGTCATCATCGCAGTCGGCGTGGTCATCTTCTTTATTGCTTTCTTTGGCTGCTGCGGCGCCTGGAAGGAGAGCTACTGCATGGTTACCATG TTTGCCATCCTTCTCTCACTGGTCATCATTGTTCAGATTGCTGCAGCCATCGCCGGTTACGTCTTCAGAAACAAA GTCTCAGATGTCGTCCAGGATAGTTTGGCGGACATGATTTCCAGGTACAGCAACAGCTCAGCTGAATTCAAAGCGGGCGTGGATGCAATGCAGGAGGAT TTGAAATGCTGTGGTGTGAACAACTCCTCCGACTGGAGAAGCTTCCAACCCGATGAGACCTCCGTGCCTGACTCATGCTGCTTGAATGTCTCTACCAATTGTGGAGTTGGGGCTATGACCGATTCTGCCAAAGTGTACCAAGAG GGTTGTCGCAGTGCAGTCGAGGATTTACTGAGGAAAAATATCCAGTGGGTGATAATTGCAGCTCTCGTTCTTGCTCTTGTGGAG ATCATGGGTGTTGTGTTTGCCTGCGTGCTGATGAGAGGCATCCGTAGCGGCTACGAGGTCATGTGA